A window of Nicotiana tabacum cultivar K326 chromosome 24, ASM71507v2, whole genome shotgun sequence contains these coding sequences:
- the LOC107802691 gene encoding tRNA-specific adenosine deaminase TAD2-like encodes MASYEEHTFEFMKLALEQAKDALANLEVPVGCVIVEDGEVVASGRNRTNETRNATRHAEMEAIDFLVEQWQKNGLSPLEVSKRFSKCILYVTCEPCIMCAAALSYLGIKEAYYGCANDKFGGCGSILSLNTSCSELPTSGFASSKKGFKCTAGIMASEAVYLLRSFYEQGNPNAPKPHRPVKQRV; translated from the exons ATGGCAAGCTATGAGGAACATACATTTGAATTTATGAAGCTCGCTTTAGAACAG GCAAAGGATGCATTGGCCAATCTTGAAGTTCCAGTGGG TTGCGTTATTGTTGAGGATGGGGAAGTCGTTGCCTCTGGAAGAAATCGAACGAATGAAACAAGAAAT GCTACAAGACATGCGGAGATGGAAGCAATTGATTTTCTAGTTGAACAGTGGCAGAAAAATGGACTTTCACCTCTTGAAGTTTCCAAAAGATTCTCAAAGTGCATTCTGTATGTTACCTGTGAACCGTGTATAATGTGTGCAGCAGCCTTATCATATCTTG GAATAAAAGAAGCATATTATGGATGTGCAAATGATAAATTTGGAGGTTGTGGATCTATACTATCACTGAATACCAGCTGCTCTGAGCTTCCCACTAG TGGATTTGCCTCATCAAAAAAGGGTTTCAAATGCACTGCTGGAATAATGGCTTCTGAAGCAGTCTATCTTCTTCGGAGCTTCTATGAGCAAGGAAATCCGAATG CTCCAAAGCCTCACAGACCTGTAAAGCAGCGGGTATAG